Proteins from a single region of Pseudomonas quebecensis:
- the metH gene encoding methionine synthase: MSDRSARLQALHHALKERILILDGGMGTMIQSYKLEEHDYRGKRFADWPSDVKGNNDLLVITRPDVIGGIEKAYLDAGADILETNTFNATRISMADYGMEELAYELNVEGARLARRIADAKTAENPAKPRFVAGVLGPTSRTCSLSPDVNNPGYRNVTFDELVENYTEATKGLIEGGADLILIETIFDTLNAKAAIFAVQGVFEELNLELPIMISGTITDASGRTLSGQTTEAFWNSVAHAKPISVGLNCALGASELRPYLEELSNKANTHVSAHPNAGLPNEFGEYDELPAQTAKVIEEFAQSGFLNIVGGCCGTTPGHIEAIAKAVAGYAPRVIPDIPKACRLSGLEPFTIDRSSLFVNVGERTNITGSAKFARLIREDNYTEALEVALQQVEAGAQVIDINMDEGMLDSKKAMVTFLNLIAGEPDISRVPIMIDSSKWEVIEAGLKCIQGKGIVNSISMKEGVEQFIHHARLCKRYGAAVVVMAFDEAGQADTEARKKEICKRSYDILVNEVGFPPEDIIFDPNIFAVATGIEEHNNYAVDFINACAYIRDELPYALTSGGVSNVSFSFRGNNPVREAIHSVFLLHAIRAGLTMGIVNAGQLEIYDQIPAELRDAVEDVVLNRTPEGTDALLAIADKFKGDGSVKEAETEEWRGWDVNKRLEHALVKGITTHIVEDTEESRQSFARPIEVIEGPLMSGMNIVGDLFGAGKMFLPQVVKSARVMKQAVAHLIPFIELEKGDKPEAKGKILMATVKGDVHDIGKNIVGVVLGCNGYDIVDLGVMVPAEKILQVAKEQKCDIIGLSGLITPSLDEMVHVAREMQRQDFHLPLMIGGATTSKAHTAVKIEPKYSNDAVIYVTDASRAVGVATQLLSKELKAGFVEKTRQDYIEVRERTSNRSARTERLSYAAAIAKKPQFDWAGYTPVTPTFTGAKVLDNIDLKVLAEYIDWTPFFISWDLAGKFPRILTDEVVGEAATALYADAQAMLNKLIDEKLISARAVFGFWPANQVDEDDLEVYGDDGQTLAKLHHLRQQIIKTDGKPNFSLADFVAPKSSGVTDYIGGFITTAGIGAEEVAKAYQDAGDDYNSIMVKALADRLAEACAEWLHQQVRKEHWGYAKDEQLDNEALIKEQYSGIRPAPGYPACPDHTEKAQLFQLLDPQAREMQAGRSGVFLTEHYAMFPAAAVSGWYFAHPQAQYFAVGKIDKDQVTRYAARKGQDLAVTERWLAPNLGYDN, from the coding sequence ATGTCCGATCGTAGCGCGCGTCTGCAAGCCCTTCACCACGCCCTCAAGGAACGCATCCTGATCCTCGACGGCGGCATGGGCACGATGATTCAGAGCTATAAACTGGAAGAACACGACTACCGGGGCAAACGCTTTGCCGACTGGCCCAGCGACGTCAAGGGCAACAACGACCTGCTGGTGATCACCCGTCCGGACGTGATCGGCGGGATCGAAAAGGCTTATCTGGATGCCGGTGCCGACATCCTCGAAACCAACACCTTCAACGCCACGCGCATTTCCATGGCCGACTACGGCATGGAAGAACTGGCCTATGAACTGAACGTCGAAGGCGCGCGCCTGGCACGCAGGATTGCCGACGCCAAGACCGCCGAAAACCCGGCCAAGCCGCGTTTCGTCGCCGGCGTACTCGGCCCCACCAGCCGCACGTGCTCGCTGTCGCCCGACGTCAATAACCCCGGCTATCGCAACGTGACCTTCGATGAACTGGTGGAAAACTACACCGAGGCCACCAAGGGCCTGATCGAAGGCGGCGCCGACCTGATCCTGATCGAAACCATTTTCGACACCCTCAACGCCAAAGCCGCGATCTTCGCCGTGCAAGGCGTGTTCGAGGAGCTGAACCTTGAGCTGCCGATCATGATCTCCGGCACCATCACCGACGCCTCCGGCCGCACCCTGTCGGGGCAGACGACCGAAGCGTTCTGGAACTCGGTGGCCCATGCCAAGCCGATTTCCGTGGGCCTGAACTGCGCCCTTGGCGCCAGCGAACTGCGCCCGTACCTGGAAGAGCTGTCCAACAAGGCCAATACCCATGTGTCGGCGCACCCCAACGCCGGCCTGCCTAACGAATTCGGCGAATACGACGAGTTGCCCGCACAAACCGCCAAGGTCATCGAAGAATTCGCCCAGAGCGGCTTTCTCAATATCGTCGGCGGTTGCTGCGGCACCACGCCGGGGCATATCGAGGCCATCGCCAAGGCCGTGGCCGGTTACGCGCCGCGCGTGATCCCGGACATTCCCAAGGCCTGCCGCCTGTCCGGGCTGGAGCCGTTCACCATCGACCGCAGCTCGTTGTTCGTCAACGTCGGCGAACGCACCAACATCACCGGTTCCGCCAAGTTCGCCCGGCTGATCCGCGAGGACAACTACACCGAAGCCCTGGAAGTCGCCCTGCAGCAGGTGGAAGCCGGCGCCCAGGTGATCGACATCAACATGGACGAGGGCATGCTCGATTCGAAGAAGGCCATGGTGACCTTCCTCAATCTGATTGCCGGCGAGCCGGACATCTCCCGCGTACCGATCATGATCGACTCCTCCAAGTGGGAGGTGATCGAGGCCGGGCTCAAGTGCATCCAGGGCAAGGGCATCGTCAACTCCATCAGCATGAAGGAAGGCGTCGAGCAGTTCATTCACCACGCCAGGCTGTGCAAACGCTACGGCGCGGCGGTGGTGGTAATGGCGTTCGACGAAGCCGGCCAGGCCGACACCGAAGCGCGCAAGAAAGAAATCTGCAAACGCTCCTATGACATTCTGGTCAATGAAGTGGGTTTTCCGCCGGAAGACATCATCTTCGACCCGAACATCTTCGCGGTCGCCACCGGCATCGAGGAACACAACAACTACGCGGTCGACTTTATTAATGCCTGCGCATATATCCGCGATGAGCTGCCCTACGCGCTGACATCCGGCGGCGTGTCCAACGTATCGTTCTCGTTCCGTGGCAACAACCCGGTGCGCGAAGCGATCCATTCGGTGTTCCTGCTGCACGCGATCCGTGCGGGGCTGACCATGGGTATCGTCAACGCCGGCCAGTTGGAGATCTACGACCAGATCCCGGCCGAGCTGCGTGATGCCGTGGAAGACGTGGTGCTCAACCGCACGCCGGAGGGCACCGACGCCCTGCTCGCCATCGCCGACAAGTTCAAGGGCGACGGCAGCGTCAAGGAAGCCGAAACCGAAGAGTGGCGCGGCTGGGACGTCAACAAGCGTCTGGAGCATGCGCTGGTCAAGGGCATCACCACCCATATCGTCGAAGACACCGAGGAGTCGCGACAGTCATTCGCGCGCCCGATCGAAGTGATCGAAGGCCCGCTGATGTCGGGGATGAACATCGTTGGCGACCTGTTCGGCGCCGGCAAAATGTTCCTGCCCCAGGTGGTGAAATCCGCCCGCGTGATGAAACAGGCCGTGGCCCACTTGATCCCGTTCATCGAGCTGGAAAAAGGCGACAAGCCGGAAGCCAAAGGCAAGATCCTGATGGCTACGGTGAAGGGCGATGTGCACGATATCGGCAAGAACATCGTGGGCGTGGTGCTGGGGTGCAACGGTTATGACATCGTCGACCTCGGCGTGATGGTACCGGCGGAGAAAATCCTGCAGGTGGCCAAGGAGCAGAAATGCGACATCATCGGGCTGTCCGGCCTGATCACGCCGTCCCTGGACGAGATGGTGCACGTGGCGCGCGAGATGCAGCGCCAGGACTTCCACCTGCCGCTGATGATTGGTGGCGCCACCACCTCCAAGGCGCATACGGCGGTGAAGATCGAGCCCAAATACAGCAACGACGCGGTGATCTACGTGACCGACGCCTCGCGCGCAGTGGGCGTGGCCACGCAACTGCTGTCCAAGGAATTGAAAGCCGGCTTTGTCGAGAAGACTCGCCAGGACTACATCGAAGTGCGCGAACGCACTTCCAACCGCAGCGCGCGCACCGAGCGCCTGAGCTACGCGGCGGCCATCGCCAAGAAGCCGCAGTTCGACTGGGCCGGCTACACCCCGGTAACGCCGACCTTCACCGGCGCCAAGGTGCTGGACAATATCGACCTGAAGGTGCTGGCCGAATACATCGACTGGACGCCGTTCTTTATTTCCTGGGACCTGGCCGGCAAATTCCCGCGCATTCTCACCGATGAAGTGGTGGGCGAAGCGGCGACCGCGCTGTACGCCGATGCCCAGGCCATGCTCAACAAGCTGATCGACGAAAAACTCATCAGCGCTCGTGCAGTGTTCGGTTTCTGGCCAGCCAACCAGGTCGACGAGGATGACCTGGAAGTCTACGGCGACGATGGCCAGACGCTTGCCAAGCTGCATCACCTGCGCCAGCAAATCATCAAGACCGATGGCAAGCCGAACTTCTCCCTGGCCGACTTCGTCGCGCCCAAGAGCAGTGGCGTCACCGACTACATCGGCGGTTTTATCACCACTGCCGGCATCGGCGCCGAAGAAGTGGCCAAGGCGTACCAGGACGCGGGCGACGACTACAACTCGATCATGGTCAAGGCCCTGGCCGACCGCCTGGCCGAAGCGTGCGCCGAATGGCTGCACCAGCAGGTGCGCAAGGAACATTGGGGTTACGCCAAGGACGAACAGCTGGATAACGAAGCGCTGATCAAGGAGCAGTACAGCGGCATCCGCCCTGCCCCCGGCTACCCGGCGTGCCCGGATCACACCGAGAAGGCGCAACTGTTCCAACTGCTCGACCCCCAAGCCCGCGAAATGCAGGCCGGGCGCAGCGGCGTGTTCCTTACCGAGCACTACGCCATGTTCCCGGCGGCGGCGGTCAGCGGCTGGTACTTCGCCCACCCACAGGCGCAATACTTTGCCGTGGGCAAGATCGACAAGGATCAGGTCACCCGCTACGCCGCGCGCAAAGGCCAGGACCTGGCCGTGACCGAACGCTGGCTGGCGCCGAACCTGGGCTACGACAACTGA
- a CDS encoding DUF2970 domain-containing protein produces the protein MDEHKPPTFWQMLHSVVAAAFGVQSGKNRARDFTHGKPSHFVVLGILFTLVFALTLFGIVKLVLHVAGV, from the coding sequence ATGGACGAGCACAAACCGCCGACCTTCTGGCAGATGCTGCACAGCGTGGTGGCCGCCGCCTTCGGCGTGCAAAGCGGCAAGAATCGAGCCCGTGACTTCACCCACGGCAAGCCCAGCCATTTTGTGGTCCTGGGCATCCTGTTTACGCTGGTGTTTGCACTGACCCTGTTCGGCATCGTCAAGCTGGTGCTGCACGTGGCCGGAGTTTAA